In Hyphomicrobium denitrificans 1NES1, the genomic stretch ACCTGCGCTATCGCGTCCGACACGAGAAGACCTTCGACTGGTACACGGCGCGGCGTGTCAACGAGGATTGTTCTGGGTTTAAGCTTCTGATTGAGGAAGAGACGGAACGCATTCTCGGCGCTCACCTTATCGGACCGCATGCCGAGGAGATCATCAATATCTTTGCGCTTGCCATTCGCGCCGGCCTGCCTGCGTCGCGATTGAAAGAGACCATCTTCGCCTATCCGACCGCCGGCTCCGACATCGGTTACATGCTGTGAGCGGGCGTATCGTGGCAAGCGTCGCAAGAACGGCGCTGGATCAAGCGCGGCAGAAGATGATCGAAACTGGGCAATGGGATGCGGCGCAGTCTATGGGACGGCGTTGGCCTATCGGCTGCGTCGCCCTTGAGATCACCCAGCGCTGCAATCTCGATTGCGGCGCATGCTACCTCTCCGAGCATTCGGAAGCGGTCAGGGATCTGCCGCTCGATGAGGTTTATCGCCGGATCGATATGATCCGCGACACCTACGGTTCGGACGTCGATGTCCAGGTTACCGGCGGGGATCCGACCTTGCGCAAGCAGGATGAACTGGTCGCCATCGTTCGCCGTCTCCGGGAAGTCGGCATGCGGCCTGCATTGTTCACGAACGGCATCAGGGCCACCCGCGATCTCCTCGTAAGCCTTGTCGAGGCTGGCCTTGTCGATGTGGCTTTCCATGTCGATTTGACGCAAGGCCGCCGCGGCTACCAAACCGAGCACGACCTTAATGAGCTCCGCCGCACTTACATCGAGCGGGCCCGGGGGCTGCCGCTGTCAGTCTTCTTCAACACGACGGTCTTCGACGGGAATTTCGACCAGGTTCCCCACGTGGTCGCCTTCTTCGTTCAGTATAGCGATGTGGTTCGATTGGCTTCATTCCAGCCGCTGGCTCAGACTGGGCGTGGCACCTTGAGACCACGCTCCCCAGCCATCAACACCGCCTCGGTCACCAGGCAAATCGAGAAGGGCGCGGGAACGACGCTGTCCTTCGATACGGCGCACGCCGGACATGCCCAATGCAATCGCTACGCAATGTCGTTAATTGTCAACGGACATGCCTACGATGTTCTCGACAATAAGGGGTTCTACAATCTGCTGGTGGCCCGCACCGCGGGATACCGGTTCGATCGCCAAAGCCGCAAGCGTGCTGTCGCGACGTTCTTACGCTGCCTTGCTGCAAACCCCGAAGTGATAGCCAAAGGTGCAGGCTGGTTCGCGAGCAAGCTCTGGCGGATGAAGGGCGACCTCGTGGCGTCGCGCGGGCGGATCAGTAAGCTGTCGTTCTTCGTCCACAATTTCATGGACGCCTGCAACCTCGATCCGGAACGGATCAAAGCCTGCACGTTCATGGCGGCCACACAGGACGGTCCAGTTTCGATGTGCTTGCACAATGCACAACGCGACCGTTACATCCTCCGGCCGTTGAAGCAGATCGGGTCCGATGGCGAGGAGTGGTGGGATCCCGTCACGGGCCGATCGGCTCGGAATGTTGAAGACTTCTCGTCGCATGGGTCTCTTTCGCCGGCCGGCTTGCGGCGAAAGAAGAAGGCGCTCGAAGTCGACAATACTGCGGATTGACGCCATGCGGCATCGCCGAACCGTCGCCGGGCTGATTGGGTTGCACGCCAGCCGGATTGCCGTCGCACTGGGACTGACGTCCATGCTCCTTGGTCCCTCTGTGGCCTCGCCTCAGGCGAACCGAAGCCCTGAAGCATGGCAATCCGAGTGGACGCAGGTGCTCCAGCGGCACGTGGACGCGAAAGGAAGAGTCGATTTTGCCGGTCTTGCAAGCGACCGGACCGGTCTCGACGATGTCATGAAGTTCGTCGCGACAGCCGATCCGGTCTCTCAGCAGGCACTGTTTCCGACGCCATCGGCCCGGATGGCCTATTACATTGATGCCTACAACGCGCTCGCCATGTACGGCGTGCTCGATGCGGGTGTGCCCGAACGGTTTGGCTGGCTCGGTCGGTTCAGGTTCTTCTATCTTCGGAAGTTCATATTGGGCGGGCGATCGATCTCGCTCTACAGCCTCGAGAACGATGTCATCAGGCCGATGGGGGACCCGCGCGTGCATTTCGCGCTTAACTGCATGAGCGTGAGCTGCCCGAGGCTTCCTCGAACGGCCTTCACCACCGATGGGCTCGACCGGGAGCTCGATACTGCAGCACGCGAGTTCATGAACGAGGACCGCAATGTCCATGTCGATCTCGAAACGCATGTGGTCAGGCTCTCGGCGATCTTCGACTTCTATACAAAGGATTTCCTCGCCAAGGCGCCGAGTCTGATCGCCTACGTCAATCGTTACCGCACCGTTCCGGTGCCGGTGGACTTCAAGGTTTCGTTTGCCGATTACGATTGGACAATTAACGCCCAATCACGCCGCGAGGAAGGTGCGCGTTAGCGCCTCGCCGGATCCAGCGGGGCGGCGGCCTATCGAGACGCCGGATTGGGCGCGTGCTTGCCGAGGGCCCAGCCGTGTTGCGAAAGGTGACGCTTGGCGGCCTCGATTGGCGAGGCTTCCAGCTCCGTCGCCATCGTATCGTTGAAGCGGTTGAGGAAGCCGAACAACGCAATCGCCGCGACGATGTCGACGATCTGTGTGTCGGTGTAGTGTCCTTTCAATGCAGCGAAATCATCATCTGTCACCGCGTTCGGGACCTGCGCCGCGCACTGCGCCACGCGCAACGCGACGCGCTCGGCTTCTGTGAACAGAGGACTTGTCTCATATTCCCACAGCGCATCCTCCTTCTCGGACGGGATGCCGCTTCGCTCAGCGCCATGCGCACCATGGGCCATGCAATATCCGCAGCCGGCCGCACGGCTCGCCATCTGTGCGACCATGTTCCGAAGCTGCGGCGTTATCGTGGAGGTCGGCCCGTGGATAACAGCACCAAGCTGCTGAAAGGCCCGAAGGATTTCCGGCCGGCGTGCAAGGATGAGTTGCGAGTTCGGCAGAAACCCCATGCGGTTCTCAGTTGCTTCCAGTAATGGCTTCAGGACTTTCACGTCATTCAGTGACAGTGGTTCTAATCTCGGCATGGGCCCTCCAGGAGTGAGGTTTGCGATATTGACGAACTAACCGTGTCGGATGCGGAGCCATTCATCGAGCGAATAGGTATCGAGACCGCGCAGCAGATAGAGCGCGATGAACGCTCCGAGCACCGGAACACCGGCGAGGAACAAGTCGTCACCGGGCCTCGCGATGCCAAACGGATCGAGAATTTGTCGCCAACTGGCGAGCGTCGACGTGGCATGCAGGACAATGGCAAGAGCGTAGACTGGGCGTCGCGCGAATCCAGCCAACAACGCTAGGCTGAGCGCTAGCTCAGCCGATCCCATGAACGCCGGCGCCGCTTCGGGCAGCGCGATTTCGTAGAAGTGCGATGCAATTCGAACCGTCGAGCTTGGCACCACAAGTTTTCCTACGCTCCACAGCAGTAAAAAAATGCCGAGCGTCAGGCGCATGATCAGCACAGCGATGGCCGCACGCCGCTGCGCAGCGACATCGTGGGATGGAGCGGTCAGTGTCATTCCGCCCTCCGCGAAGCGGTCAGGCGGTAGGAGACGGCACCATACGTGGCAACGCAGTACGGTACAGCGAAGGTCAGAATTACTTTGGCCCAGTTGATCCGGCCATCGCCGAAGAGCGCATCTCCCTGATTAATCAGATTGAGGATTGTTCCGACAATCAGCGCGACAAGGAACGACCGCCGCGGCACTCCGTCGGAGATACAGCATCGGCAAACCTCAAGAAGGCGCGGCGTCTGGCGCTGATCGGTCATAGATGCAGTATAGGGAGCCGGATCCATTGCGACGATTACCGGAGCATGGCGATCAACGGGAGATAGCCTCGATCGGCGAGGCGCTCCGATGCGGGCTTTACGTAGCCCTTATCGAGTTCGATCCCGAGCCCTTCCACCAGCCGATTCATGAAGTTAAACAGTGCTGTCACCGCGACCGTGTGATAAAGCGCTGTCTCGTTCCAGCCCGCCGCGAGAATGGCGTCGGCATCGTCCTTGGTCACGCTGTCGGGTCGATTGGTCAGCTTCTGCGCATACCGTAAGACCGGCCGCATTTTGTCAGGTATGAGGTTGGTCTCGCCGCCCTCCACGAGCTGTCGGGCCGCTCCTTCAGAGATGCCCAACCGCTCAGCAGTTGCCGTATGCACGGCGTGACAGTAGCGGCAATGATTGAGGCCAGATACATAAGCCGCGATCAGCACGCGCTCCGCTTCAGTGAACGGCGATGAACCGCGCAGCAGAACCTCGTGGAATTCGATCAGTGGCTTGCTGGTCTCGGGGAAAGCCTTGAACACATCGAGAAGACTCGAGCCAGAGCGTAAGGACGGCAAAAATGGCATGGTGCTCTCCAGCGATTTGGTTGGGTCGGCCATTTGGTGAGCCAAGACCTGTCACGCCCTTCTTCTTCCGCACGGGATCTATACGCCGATAATTGTGGGCAGCTCCGCGAGGGTTGTAACGACACGGTCGGGCTTGCCTGGCAGGCGCTCCGGGCGCTGAGCATTGCGATTGCACCAGACGACACGCATCCCGAATGCGGAAGCCGCATAAGCATCCCAGGCGTTCGATGACTGGAAGACGATCGCGCTGGGCTCGACCGCAAGCCGATCGACCGCTAGCTGATAGACCTTTGGATGGGGCTTGTAGACGCCGACCTCTTCGACCGACAGAACAGCATCGACAAGATGGCTGATGCTCGCGTGCTGGACCGCCGCATCGAGCATGGCGGGCGAGCCGTTCGACAGGATCGCAGTTTTGAGGCCCGCTTGCTTGAGGCGCTCAAGAGTTGCCGCCACCTCCGGAAAGGCGTCGAGCGTCCGATAGATATCCATCAGCCGCCGCCGTAGATCAGGATTACCGATGGCAAGCGCATCCAACGCGAAATCGAGCGCGTCGCCAGTGACCTGCCAGAAATCCGCGTGCCGACCCTGAATTGCTCTGAGCCACGTATATTGAAGCTGTTTGTCGCGCCACAGCGTGTTCAGCCGCTCGAGTTTGTCGCCAAGCAGGTCGCGGCAGCGTGCCGCCGCGGAGGTGAAATCGAACAAGGTGCCGTACGCATCGAAAACGCATGCCCGAATTCCCTCCAGGCGAGCCTCAGTCATGATGGCCTCCTTGGAAGTCCATGCTCCGTTTTTGGGAGCGTGCGCTTACGCCTCCCCACGCGCCGGGTAATTCTTTTCGGTGATGAAGGCGACGGCCTGCAGGACCTCCGCAAACGCCGGCCGTGCGAAAGGCATTGTCTGGATAGAGGCGCAATAGAGAGTGCGATCAGGCTGCACCAAAAAGAGGCCCGGTTCGGCGAATAGGGCTGGCTCTTCCGGTTTGATCGAACTCGAAATGTAGAGACCCCACTGACGGGCCTGCTCGATGCTCAAAGCGTAGGCGATCGTGAGGTGCTCGATGCCCCATTCACTCCGCGAGCGCTCAGCGCGTTCTTGAGTATCGGTGCTGACGGCTACGGCTTCGACACCGCGCTTTGCAAAGTCTTCGAGCCTACGATCGAGGTCGCGCAAATAGCCCTTGCAGATCGGACAGTGCAGCCCGCGGTAAAATACCAACATCGAGAACGAGTGCGGCGCTCTGGCAGAAAGATCGAAACGGCCGCCACCCAGAATCGGCAGATCGAGAGCGGGAACTTTGGTGCGTGGTTTGAGCAATATGGTCAACTCCGTTTGTGGCGCGCTCAGTCCGTCTTGGCCTGCGCCGTCTGTCGTCCGTGACGTTGCCGGAACCAGCTCAGCACAATCAGATGGTCAAGCGACAGCTTTCCCGGTCCAAGCGCGATGATAGCGACAGCGAGCGACGCCCACGGGAGGTGAAAATTCGCCCATCCTTCCGGTACGACGAGTTGGATGACGCCGGTCATGACGAGCAGGCCCAGCGCGCTGAACCGTGTCGCGAGGCCGACCACGAGGAGCACGGGCAGGACGATTTCAGCCACGCTGTCGAGCAACGCGAGCGTGCCCGGCATGGGGAAGCTGTAAGCTTGTCCGAAGATGTGGAGCTTGAATTGCTCTTCGAACAGAAACTGCGCGGTTGGCGCCAGCGACAGGAAGCCGTCCCATTTGGTCAGGCCGGATTTGAAGAACGGCACCGCGAGGGCGATTCGGAGCAGCGGAGGCGCAACTACCTGCGCGGCGCAAGCAAGCCAACCAATGATCGCTTCGAGCGCGGCCATGAGACCTGGAAGGGAGAACCTCGAGCCAATCATCGTGCGTGGGCCTCGATAGGGTAGTTTGTGCTCGTCTCGGAATGACAACCGACAAAGACGCCGGCACCGAGAAGCGCCGTCAGGTTTGCTGCAAGGTCGAATTGTGCCGACTTGTGTAAGCCCGCCTTCGCAGCCTCGACGAGGCGATGACCTTGACCCAAAGCCTTGATGAACTCCGCACCTCCCGCGGGGACAGAACGGACTTCGACTTCCGCATCCGGCCGCGTCACAAGAGCATCTTCGCCCCCAGAATCGAGGTCGACGGGCGCCGGGACGCCATCAGCGACGTTCATGCGCCAGATCGTCAGTGCCGGAAATTGCGAGCGAACGATCCGAACGGAGGGGTGAAGCGTGAAGCAGAGCGCTGCAGCTTCGTCGCCTTGGACGCGCGACAGGATTGCCGGATCGAGCAGGCTGGCTTCCGGTGCGTGATATGCTTCGGTCCAAGCCCGCTCGATCCGGGCGACATGCGAGAGGTAGGGTAAGGACTCGGCCGGTGCGAACCGGGCGATGAAATCCGGGAAGCTCGCACCGTAATCCAGAAGGATCGGCGAGGCCGGCGGCTCGAGGAGCGCAAAGGCATGGGCCATGGCGCGGAAGAACTCCTCCCCGACTATGCGGCACGTCGCCGGAAAATTGGCCTCTAAGGCGTCGATCAGTGCGACGCTAATGTTGTTGCGGTAGACGGCGAAGCGCCTCGGGCTTTCAACGCCGTCGGGGCCGACCAAGCCGGATGGCGCCGGACGCGCCGGATCGAGCAGCGCCGCGGCAAAGTCCGCCTGACGCTCAGCCAGCGAGGACACGGCGGTACTCCTTTTGGCAGACCGCAAGCATGACTGCTTCGGCGCGATCGGCTTCGGCCTTTAGTTCGGGCCAAGCGGGTATGTTGGCGTCCCATTCGATCAGGGTCGGCACCGGTCCGATCAGCTCGATCGCGTGCTCGAAGAGGTTCCAGACGATGTCTGCGACGCTCCGATCGTGGCTATCGATCAGGAGCGGCCGCCCGTTCTCGTCTTGCTCGCGCGTATAGCCGGCGAGATGGATCTGTTGGACATGGGCGAGAGGAAAGTCGTCGATGTAGCGCAGCGGGTCCCACTGCTGGTTCGTCGCGGCGACATAGACATTGTTGACGTCGAGGAGCAAGCGGCAGTCGGTCCTCCTGACGATCTCGGCGATAAAGTCGATCTCCGAATAGGTGCTTTCGGCAAAGGCGAGATAGGTCGCAGGATTCTCCAATAGCATCCGGCGCCCGAGCGCTTCCTGCGTTTCATCTACATGCGCGCAGACACGCGAGAGAGACTCCGCCGTGTAGGGTACCGGCAACAGGTCGTCGAGAAATGCCGTCCCGTGCGTTGACCACGCGAGGTGCTCGGAAAACAGCCCGGGCTCGTAGCGTTCGATCAGGTGCCTCAGGCGTTGCAAGTGCGCACGATCGAGCGGACGATCTGCGCCGATGGAAAGGCCGACGCCATGGAGCGAGAGCGGATACCGGTCGCGGATCGCGCCGAGATAGCGGTGCGGCGGCCCGCCCGCTCCCATGTAATTCTCGGCGTGAACCTCGAAGAAGCCAATGTCGGGGCGCGTCTCCAGGATCGTTCGGTAATGGTCTGCCTTGAGACCCACGCCCGCCCGCGGCGGGATTCCGCGTTCACGAATAACTTGCGATGCCATAACCGCGTCTCGCTCCGCCGCTCGTTGCTGCCTGGCCGACCGGCGGTAGGCGGGTGCTCCGCCTACCTCGGTCATCGCCAAGCGAACTGGCTTCCGCCTTCCTTCAAGTCGACTTCGGCGTCAGGCTTCCGGGGCCCTTCGGCGTATTGATGGTTGTGCAGGTCCCCTTCGCGACCAGCTTGAAGGCGTTGCCCTGGTAGTCGGCGGTGCTCGTGCCGGCGCAGGTTGTGCCCGCTCCGGCGTAGCAATCGTTCTTACCTTTCAGCGCCACGCCGTAACACTGGTCGAATTTGCCGGTCTTCATCTGCGCCATCGTCTTGGCCTGATTCTCCTTCATCATCTTTTCCATGTCGGCCTTGCTCATCTGCGCGTTGGCCGGCACCGCGGCGAATGAGCCGACGGCCGTGGCCAAAGCGCCTGCGACCAGCAGCGATAGAGTTCGATTGGACATGCGGGATCCTCCGTTGTTGGCGGCCTCGGATTGAGGCTAACAATCTGAGGTTCGCCCGGACCCGTTCGAGGGTTACGGGCCAAGGGATATTCGGCTCGCCGGGTTCAGCCAGGGCTCTTCTCGGCGGTAAGAGATTCGTCCTTTCAGACCGGGGGGTTACGCTGACCGCAAAAAATATAAAGGTCGGATCTGCCCGAAACGTCCTGTATGCCTAAGTGGGCGGCGCTGGGCCGAACTGCCCGCCCGCTTCGACTGAAGGACGTTTCAAGATGACTTCGGGCCCGCGGAAACGCGTGCCGCCCCTAACTCTTATCAAAGGCACTCAAGGGGCCGGCAATGCGTCGCGCGACACTGGTGATGATGTTTCGGGCGGCCGGGAGCTCAACTGGTCGATCCTGATGGCGCACGCACAGGCCGGCGATGCCGGGGCGTACCGCCGCTTGCTTGCGGAGATATCGCCCTACCTGCGCAGCCTGGCAGCGCGACGGCACCGAGATCCGGCCGATGTCGAAGACACGGTCCAGGACATCCTGCTGACGATCCACGCAATCCGCTACACCTATGACCCGACGCGGCCGTTCGGGCCCTGGCTCGTCACGATCGCCCAGCGCCGCATCATCGACCGGCTCCGCCGACGCGGTCGGTTGCACTCTCGCGAGGAGTCGTTGACCGCCGAACACGAAACCTTGCCGGCCGAGCAAACGAACATTGTTGATGAGATGTCGGATCGGCGCGAGCTGCATGAGGCCGTTGAGAACCTACCGGCCAGCCAACGAGAAGCCATCCGACTGCTGAAACTGAAGGAGATGACCTTGAAGGAGGCGGCGGAAGCGACCGGCATGTCGATCACGGCATTGAAGGTCGCGACTCACCGGGCGCTCAACAGCCTCCGAAAGATGCTCTCGCGAGGGAGCGAAGACCAATGACCACGACACCCGACCTCATCGAGCTGCTCGTTGCCAACCTCACGCCGGTCAAGCGTCTGCGCCCGCCGATCGTGCGCGCGGCGACGTGGCTGGCGTTGGCTGCACTGATCGTCGCGCTGCTGGCCACTGCTCAAGGCCTGCGGCCCGATATCGCGGTGCAGTTGCAGCAGTCCAGCTTCGTGATGAGCCTTGGCGGCGCGCTGCTAACGGGCGTGATGGCCACCATCGCCGCCTTCATGCTGAGCCTGCCGGATCGCTCGCGCGTCTGGGTTCTCCTTCCGGCGCCGTCGCTCGTGTTCTGGCTTTCCACAGTTGGATACCAGTGCCTGACCGAGTGGATCAGCGTTCAGCCTGGCGGCATCACGCTTGGAGAGACCGCGAGATGCTTTGCGACGCTGGTGCTTACCAGCCTCCCATTGTCGCTGGCACTGCTCCTGATGCTCCGCTACGCCGCGCCGCTACGGCCGACCGCCGTGATCCTCACAGGGAGCCTTGCCGTTGCGGCGGTTACAGCGGTCGCCCTGTCGCTGTTTCACGGCGGTGATGCGACCGTCATGATCCTTATGTGGAATCTCGGCACGGCCGGCTTGTTCGTCTGCCTGGGCAGCATTTTCGGCAAGACCATGTTCTCGTGGGTCGCGCCTCGCCCCGACCTCCATACGGCGTGAAGGTCGCGTATGAGCGAATCCGACTCATGATTCCGGCGCTGGTTCGCTTGCAGCGGCCGCAAGGCGCAAGATCGTCCTTTGCTCCAGGCTACGGGCTCTCAGCCATCCTCGTAGCATTACTGGTTCTCGCAACTATTGCCAATGCGAGGGGCGGCGACCTAGAGCCGCCTGTTTTTCGGAGCAGGAGCAGCCAGTTCATCTTGTTGCGCCCTATCGATCCGGCACCGTCGACGAAAGTCCAGGGAATCGGCGGCGCGCCGGTTGATCTCACCCAGTTGCGCGGCCGAGTGGTTCTCCTCAATTTCTGGGCAAGCTGGTGCCTACCGTGCGTTTACGAAATGCCTTCGCTCGACCGGCTCGCAGCGACGGCCGACGCATCTCGTATCCGCATCGTGGCCATTGCGATCGACCGAGATGGGGCAGCAACGGTTATGCCGTTCCTGCGCGAGCACGGCCTCACGCATCTTTCCATCGGACTCGACCCCAGCCAACGCTTGGGGTCCCTCAGTACCGATCACGTGACCGTTGGCGCACTGCCGCTCTGGGGCCTGCCGATCACCTACATCATCGACAAGCACGGCGATGTCGTCGGCTACATCACGGGTGCTGCCGAATGGGACTCGCAGAAAGCACGGGCATTTCTCGACTACTTCATCAATGAGAGCTGACGACTCCGTCGCCGATCCTGCGAGTGAGGACAGCATGACGATTTTGGGCGTTTTGGGTGGCAGCGGCGTCTATGACATAGCCGGTCTCAAGAATGCTGCGTGGCGGCGGGTTTCCTCGCCCTTCGGAGAAACCTCCGACGAATTCCTGTTCGGTGAGCTGGACGGCTTAGAGGTCGTCTTCGTCCCCCGGCACGGTCGCGGCCATCGACACACGCCGAGTTCGATCAACTACCGCGCCAACATCGATGCTTTGAAACGCGTGGGCGTGACAGACCTTCTTTCGGTTTCGGCCTGCGGGTCTCTCCGCGAGGATCTGCCGCCGGGCCGGTTCGTGGTCGTCGACCAGTTCGTCGATCGCACGATTACGCGGGAAAAAAGCTTCTTCGGAGAAGGGCTGGTCGGTCATGTGTCGATGGCGCATTCAACATGCGGCAGGCTCGCGCAGGCCGCCTACGAATGCGCCCGTACGGCCGAAATCCCCGTGACGCTAGGTGGCACATATCTCGCGATGGAGGGGCCGCAATTCTCCAGCTTCGCGGAGTCACGCATCTATCGGAGCTTGGGTTGCGAAGTGATCGGTATGACGAACATGCCCGAAGCCAAGCTCGCGCGCGAAGCGGAGATCTGCTTTTTGACGGTCGCTATGGTGACAGACTTCGATTGTTGGCATCCGGACCATGCTCACGTTCAAGTCTCCGATGTTGTCCGGATCCTTGAGGAGAATGCGGAAAAGGCGAAGCTGCTTGTGCGTATGCTGGCGCCTCGGCTGAGGGATACAAGACCGATCCCTTGTCCGGCGGGTTGCGATCGCGCGCTGGATCACGCTCTCATCACAGCTCCCGGTGCACGCTCCCCCGATATGCTCGCCAAGCTCGACGCCATCGCGGGGCGGGTGCTGAAGCAGTGATTGTGCTCACGCATTCACGGCTTAGGAGAGATTTTCATGATCAAAGCCAGTTGGAACGGAAAAGTGATCGCGGAATCGGACCGGACGGAGATTGTCGAGGGCAACCATTACTTCCCGGCTGAAGCGCTCCACAAAGAATTCTTCCGGTCCAGCGAGACGCATAGCGTGTGTCCGTGGAAGGGTCTCGCGAGCTACTACTCGATCGAGGTTGACGGCCAGAAGAATCCCGATGCGGCCTGGTATTACCCGGACCCAAAACCGGCAGCCCATAACATCGCAGGCCGAGTGGCGTTTTGGAAAGGCGTTCGCGTCGAGACAACCTGATTGCGCTGCAACTCCTGTATTAACAGTCGTCGATGCTGGCGCGTGTTTCCGAAGGCGGCCGAGGTACGCGGCAGAATCCCTGGGCGGGCACGTCCAATGCAGCATTGAACTTCGAAGATAAGTTCTGAAAGGCGATCAGCCCCGTCAGTTCGACGAGTGCGTCGTCGCTCCAATGCGCCTTCAGTCTCGCGCGTAAATCGTCGTCGACGCGGTTGAGCGTCATTGCTTCCGCATATTCGAGCGCGAGACGCTCCTCGCTGTCGAACAGAACGCTGCCTTGCCACTGCGGCAGCGCGTCAATCTTCTCCATGGAAACGCCGCGCTTCGCCAGCGTCGCCGAATTGATGTCGACGCAGAAGGCACAATGGTTGATCTGCGAGACGCGAACAGTGACGAGCGAGCGCAGTGCCGGCGCGATGGGCGAGGACCGGCGATCGAAGGCGCCGTAGAGCAGAGCGACGCTGGCGAAGACCCATGGCGAGCGGCCCCAGAGCAGACCCGGATCGAGCACGCGCCCATACGTGCGCCGCTGCTTCCAGAAGAACAGGCGAATGAACCAGGGATACTGGCCGATCGGCTTAGACGTGACTGCAGGCATATGAGGCTTCCCGCCGTCCGTTGACGCGCCAGGCTTCGCCGTCGTCGATGTCGGAGAGCGTTCTCAGCATTGCAACCTCCTTACCGGCGAGATTAGCGAGCGTATCGGCAAGCGCGTGCTCGCTGGACCATCGCACGTTCGCGAAAGGATCGATGAAGCGCGGGCGCCGACGTAAGCCCACCAGCCAATAGCCGCCGTCCCTGGCCGGGCCGAAGACTGCGCTCTTCGATCCCAAGGCGCGGAATGCCGCGGCGATGTCGGATGCGGCAATGTCCGGGATGTCACTCCCGATGATCACGACCGGCCCGGGCGGCATGTGCCGCGCGACCCGAGCCATGCGCTGGCCGAGATCGCCGCCGCCCTGCGGGAGCGTCGCGATGCCACGCGGCCAAGGGCCGGATCGATCGGGTGTAATGCCGAGCCAGGTCGTCCACCTGGGATCGCCGCCCAGGCGGCGCAGCAGCCTCACCAGCATCACGCGCTGGAACCGAAGAGCTTCGATGGCGCCAATGTCCCGCGCCAATCGACGCTTGC encodes the following:
- a CDS encoding HvfC/BufC N-terminal domain-containing protein, translated to MSSLAERQADFAAALLDPARPAPSGLVGPDGVESPRRFAVYRNNISVALIDALEANFPATCRIVGEEFFRAMAHAFALLEPPASPILLDYGASFPDFIARFAPAESLPYLSHVARIERAWTEAYHAPEASLLDPAILSRVQGDEAAALCFTLHPSVRIVRSQFPALTIWRMNVADGVPAPVDLDSGGEDALVTRPDAEVEVRSVPAGGAEFIKALGQGHRLVEAAKAGLHKSAQFDLAANLTALLGAGVFVGCHSETSTNYPIEAHAR
- a CDS encoding haloacid dehalogenase type II codes for the protein MTEARLEGIRACVFDAYGTLFDFTSAAARCRDLLGDKLERLNTLWRDKQLQYTWLRAIQGRHADFWQVTGDALDFALDALAIGNPDLRRRLMDIYRTLDAFPEVAATLERLKQAGLKTAILSNGSPAMLDAAVQHASISHLVDAVLSVEEVGVYKPHPKVYQLAVDRLAVEPSAIVFQSSNAWDAYAASAFGMRVVWCNRNAQRPERLPGKPDRVVTTLAELPTIIGV
- a CDS encoding radical SAM protein; translated protein: MASVARTALDQARQKMIETGQWDAAQSMGRRWPIGCVALEITQRCNLDCGACYLSEHSEAVRDLPLDEVYRRIDMIRDTYGSDVDVQVTGGDPTLRKQDELVAIVRRLREVGMRPALFTNGIRATRDLLVSLVEAGLVDVAFHVDLTQGRRGYQTEHDLNELRRTYIERARGLPLSVFFNTTVFDGNFDQVPHVVAFFVQYSDVVRLASFQPLAQTGRGTLRPRSPAINTASVTRQIEKGAGTTLSFDTAHAGHAQCNRYAMSLIVNGHAYDVLDNKGFYNLLVARTAGYRFDRQSRKRAVATFLRCLAANPEVIAKGAGWFASKLWRMKGDLVASRGRISKLSFFVHNFMDACNLDPERIKACTFMAATQDGPVSMCLHNAQRDRYILRPLKQIGSDGEEWWDPVTGRSARNVEDFSSHGSLSPAGLRRKKKALEVDNTAD
- a CDS encoding DUF547 domain-containing protein, producing MRHRRTVAGLIGLHASRIAVALGLTSMLLGPSVASPQANRSPEAWQSEWTQVLQRHVDAKGRVDFAGLASDRTGLDDVMKFVATADPVSQQALFPTPSARMAYYIDAYNALAMYGVLDAGVPERFGWLGRFRFFYLRKFILGGRSISLYSLENDVIRPMGDPRVHFALNCMSVSCPRLPRTAFTTDGLDRELDTAAREFMNEDRNVHVDLETHVVRLSAIFDFYTKDFLAKAPSLIAYVNRYRTVPVPVDFKVSFADYDWTINAQSRREEGAR
- the nrtS gene encoding nitrate/nitrite transporter NrtS gives rise to the protein MDPAPYTASMTDQRQTPRLLEVCRCCISDGVPRRSFLVALIVGTILNLINQGDALFGDGRINWAKVILTFAVPYCVATYGAVSYRLTASRRAE
- a CDS encoding DoxX family membrane protein: MTLTAPSHDVAAQRRAAIAVLIMRLTLGIFLLLWSVGKLVVPSSTVRIASHFYEIALPEAAPAFMGSAELALSLALLAGFARRPVYALAIVLHATSTLASWRQILDPFGIARPGDDLFLAGVPVLGAFIALYLLRGLDTYSLDEWLRIRHG
- a CDS encoding peroxiredoxin-like family protein; the protein is MLKPRTKVPALDLPILGGGRFDLSARAPHSFSMLVFYRGLHCPICKGYLRDLDRRLEDFAKRGVEAVAVSTDTQERAERSRSEWGIEHLTIAYALSIEQARQWGLYISSSIKPEEPALFAEPGLFLVQPDRTLYCASIQTMPFARPAFAEVLQAVAFITEKNYPARGEA
- a CDS encoding carboxymuconolactone decarboxylase family protein, which encodes MPFLPSLRSGSSLLDVFKAFPETSKPLIEFHEVLLRGSSPFTEAERVLIAAYVSGLNHCRYCHAVHTATAERLGISEGAARQLVEGGETNLIPDKMRPVLRYAQKLTNRPDSVTKDDADAILAAGWNETALYHTVAVTALFNFMNRLVEGLGIELDKGYVKPASERLADRGYLPLIAMLR
- a CDS encoding carboxymuconolactone decarboxylase family protein produces the protein MPRLEPLSLNDVKVLKPLLEATENRMGFLPNSQLILARRPEILRAFQQLGAVIHGPTSTITPQLRNMVAQMASRAAGCGYCMAHGAHGAERSGIPSEKEDALWEYETSPLFTEAERVALRVAQCAAQVPNAVTDDDFAALKGHYTDTQIVDIVAAIALFGFLNRFNDTMATELEASPIEAAKRHLSQHGWALGKHAPNPASR
- a CDS encoding DoxX family protein — encoded protein: MIGSRFSLPGLMAALEAIIGWLACAAQVVAPPLLRIALAVPFFKSGLTKWDGFLSLAPTAQFLFEEQFKLHIFGQAYSFPMPGTLALLDSVAEIVLPVLLVVGLATRFSALGLLVMTGVIQLVVPEGWANFHLPWASLAVAIIALGPGKLSLDHLIVLSWFRQRHGRQTAQAKTD